The nucleotide sequence GATGGTATCCACGTCTTCGTGCAGCAGGCCGGCGGCCAGCAGTTCGCGGATGACAAAGCCCATGCCGCCAGCGGCATGGAAGTGGTTTACGTCGGCCTTGCCATTGGGGTAGACGCGGGTCAGCGACGGGATGATGGCCGACAGTTCGTCGAAATCATCCCAGTTGATATCGATGCCGGCGGCGCGGGCAATGGCGACCAGATGCAGGGTGTGGTTGGTGGAGCCACCGGTGGCCAGCAGGCCGATGATGGCGTTGACGATGGATTTCTCATCGATCATGCGGCCCACCGGAGTGAAATGCTCACCCTGGGCGGCGATGTGCGCGGCCTGACGGGCGGCTGCGCGGGTCAGTGCCTCGCGCAGCGGTGTACCCGGATTGACGAAGGCGGTACCCGGCAGGTGCAGGCCCATGATTTCCATCATCATCTGGTTGGAGTTGGCCGTGCCGTAAAAGGTACAGGTGCCGGGGCCGTGGTAGGACTGGCACTCGGATTCCAGCAGCGCATCCCTTCCCACCTTGCCTTCTGCAAACAACTGGCGCACCTTCGCCTTTTCATCGTTGGCAATGCCGGTGGTCATCGGGCCGGCCGGAACAAACACCGCCGGCAGATGGCCAAAAGTCAGCGCGCCAATCAGCAGGCCGGGCACGATCTTGTCGCACACGCCCAGATACAGGCTGGCATCGAACATCTGGTGCGACAGCGCCACGGCCGTGCTCATGGCGATGACGTCGCGCGAGAACAGCGACAGCTCCATGCCGGGCTGGCCCTGGGTCACGCCGTCGCACATGGCGGGTACGCCGCCGGCAAACTGGGCAGTGGCACCGGCCTTGAGGGCTTCTTCCTTGATCCAGGCCGGGTAGGCTTCCAGCGGCTGGTGGGCGGACAGCATGTCGTTATAGGCGGAAACGATGGCCAGATTGGGGCGGTGTGCTTCCTTGAGGTGGATCTTGATATTGTCCGGCATGGCCGCAAAGGCGTGGGCCTGATTGGTGCAGGACAGTTGGGCGCGTTCTACCTTGCCCTGCTGGGCGGCAGCAGCCAGATGATTCAGATAGGCCGCGCGACGCTCGCGGCTGCGATCTATGATGCGCTGGGTAACAGTATGCAGTACCGGGTGCAGGGCCATGGCAATTCCCGTGATGAATGTGGGTAAATGGTAGTTTTACTACACTTAAATTGCAAGAAAACAGCCTGGCCCAATTACCGGCTTATTCGGCCGAATGGGCTTTAGAGGCTTTCTGGTAAAGGTTTCTGCCAAATTTTCCATGAAATGGCAGGTGTTGCTTTCTGCGTATTACCCCGGCAAATCACATGGACATGCCAAAATCGGGTGGTAATATAACTACATTGCAAATGCACGAGACGGAAGATCACTATGGATAACCGTAGCACGCCTACCCCCGCTTTCGATATGGTGCTGTTCGGTGGCACCGGCGACCTGGTCATGCGCAAGCTGTTGCCCTCCCTCTACCAGGCGCATGCCGCCAGCCTGCTCAACGAGCAAGGCCGCCTGCTGGCACTGGGTCGCAAGGCGATGAGCCGCGACGACTACCTGGCCCAGGTGGAAAAGAGCGCGCGCCAGCATATCAAGGAACACTTCGATGCGGCGGCCTGGGCTTCTTTCTGCAGCCGTATCGACTATCTGCAGGTGGATGCCGGCAACGCCGCCCACTATCCGGCCCTGGCCGAAGCAGTAGGGCAGCACCCGGAGCGGGTGGTGGTCTGTTATCTGGCCACCGCGCCCAATCTGTTTGCCGGCATTTGCGAAAACCTGGCAGCTGTCGGCCTGAATCGACCCAATGTGCGCGTGGTACTGGAAAAGCCGCTGGGCATCGATCTGGATTCGTCCAATGCCATCAATGACGATGTGGCGCACTTCTTCAAGGAAGAACAGCTCTATCGTATCGACCACTACCTGGGCAAGGAGTCGGTGCAGAACCTGATGGCCATCCGCTTTGCCAATGCGCTGTTCGAACCGCTGTGGCGGCGCGAGTGGATTCACGACGTGCAGATCACCATTGCCGAAGACCTCGGCGTGGGCACGCGTGGCGACTTCTACGACGGCACCGGCGCGCTGCGCGACATGGTGCAGAACCATCTGCTGCAACTGCTGTGCATCGTGGCGATGGAGCCGCCGGCCAGCATGGAAGCCGATGCCGTGCGCGATGAAAAGCTCAAGGTGCTCAAGGCATTGCGCCCGTTCAGCGAACAGGATGTGTCCAACAAGACGGTGCGCGGCCAGTACAAGGCCGGCGCCGTGGCCGGGCAACCGGTGGTGGGCTATCTGCAGGAGCTGGGCATCCCGGCGGACAGCAATACCGAAACCTTTGTCGCCATCAAGGCGGAAATCGACAACTGGCGCTGGGCCGGCGTGCCCTTCTTCCTGCGTACCGGCAAGCGCATGCAGGACCGCCTGGCCGAGATTGTCATCAATTTCCGCGATGTGCCGCACCAGCTGTTCTCCGGCCCGCTCAGCGGCAGCCACACCGCCAACCGGCTGGTGATCCAGCTGCAGCCGGAAGAAAGCATCCGTCTGTACTTCCTGGCCAAGGAGCCGGGCGACACCATGCGTCTGCAGCCGGCCTTCCTGGATCTGGACTTCTACAAGGCTTTCAAGGTACGCCGTGCCGATGCCTACGAGCGCCTGCTGCTGGATGTGATCCGCGGCAAGCTGGCTTTGTTCATGCGTCGGGACGAACTGGTGGAAGCCTGGCGCTGGGTGATGCCCATCATGGAATGCTGGCAGAACAGCAGCAACACCCCACCCAAGCAGTACACCGCCGGCACCTGGGGCCCGGCCGCTTCCAGCGCGCTGCTGAGCCGTGACGGCATCAGCTGGCACGAAGAGAGCTGATAGATGGCATGGCGGGCGGCTAGCTGCCCGCCCTCTCCTGCACCTGCAATCGCGGGCAGCACAACACAGCAATAACAAGCCGGCCAGCAAGAGCGGCATTCACCCGGTGTCGTGGCCTGCCCGGGGCCGGGTGCAACGTGAGGATGGCATTGATGAAGTGGTATGAATTTTCCGAGGCGGCGGACTGTTCCGTCGCGCTGGCCGCCACCGTGGCCCAAGGTCTGGCCCATGCGCTGGAACGCGATGGTCAGGCCGTGCTGGCGGTATCCGGCGGCAAGTCGCCGGTGCCGTTTTTCCATGCGCTGCGCACTCAGTCACTGGACTGGTCCCGCGTGGTGATCACCCTGGTGGACGAGCGCTTCGTGCCGGCCGATCACCCGGACAGCAATGCCGCGCTGGTGCGCGAACATCTGCTGCAGGATGCCGCCGCTGCTGCGCGTTTTCTGCCGCTGGTGGGCGAGGCTGTCGATGCTGCTGCCGAATTGGCTACTGCCAACAAGGCCTATCTGCGCCCCACCATAGCGGTGCTGGGCATGGGCGAGGACGGTCACACCGCCTCGCTCTTCCCAGGGGCTGCTGCGCTGGCCGACGGGCTGGACATGGCGCGCAGCCTGCCGCTGCTGACCGTGCAGCCGCTGACTGCGCCGCACCTGCGCGTGACCATGAGCAAGGCGGCCTTGCTGGCTTGCGACCAGCTGATCCTGGCCATCCAGGGTGCGGGCAAGCGCAAGGTGTTCGATCAGGCGGTGCAGGGTATCAACGACAGCCTGCCCATCAGCCATTTCCTGTTGCAAACGGAGTGCCCCATCGATGTCTACTGGACTGCCTAATACCTGGCCACGGCTGGTGGCCGACATCGGTGGCACCAATGCCCGCTTTGCGCTGGAAACCGCTCCGGCGGTGCTGGAGGATGTCGAGGTGCTGCCCTGTGCCGATTTCCCCACGCTGGAAACCGCCATGCGCAGCTATCTGGCGCGCGTCGGCACCCGCGCCGTAGCCCATGCGGCCATTGGCATTGCCAACCCGGTCACCGGTGACTGGGTGCAGATGACCAATCACCACTGGGCCTTTTCCATCGAAGCCACCCGGCTGGCGCTGGGGCTGACTTCGCTCATCGTCATCAACGATTTCACCGCGCTGGCCTTGTCGCTACCGCATCTGCCACGCAATGAGCTGGTGCAGGTGGGGGGCGGCGAAGCGGTGGCCGGCAGCCCGCTGGCGCTGATCGGCCCCGGCACCGGTCTGGGTGTATCTGCCCTGCTGCCTTACCCCGGCGGCTATAGCCCGCTGGCCGGCGAAGGGGGCCATGTCAGCTTTGCTCCGTTTGACGAGCGCGAAGCCGCCATCTGGCACTATGCCCGCGAACGGCACGGCCATGTGTCGGCCGAGCGCCTGCTGTCCGGTCCGGGACTGGTGCTGATCTATCACGCACTGGCGGCACTGGCCGGCGAGCCCGAGCAGGATTTGTCCGCCGCCGACATCACCACCCGTGGCCTCTCGGGTGCCTGTCCGCGCTGCCGCGAAACGCTGGATGCCTTCTGCGCCATGCTGGGTACGGCTGCGGCCAATCTGGCGCTGACGCTAGGCGCACGTGGCGGGGTATACCTTGGCGGTGGTATCGTTCCACGTTTGATCGACTACTTCAAAACGTCGCCATTCCGCCCGCGCTTCGAAGACAAGGGCCGCTTCTCCGCTTATCTGGCGGCGATTCCGGTATTTGTCATCGATAGCCGCTACCCTGCGCTCATCGGCGCGTCGGCAGCGCTGGCGGCGCACCTGGAGCACTGACCCATGCTGGAAAGAATCAAGTCTCAGCTTGAAGCCCTGTCCTCGGCCGAACGCAAAGTGGCCGAGCTGGTGCTGGAACAGCCCTATACCATGATGCAGGCTGCGGTGGCCGATATTGCCCGCAATGCCGGTGTCAGCCAGCCCACGGTGATCCGTTTCTGCCGTTCCATGGGCTGCTCGGGTCTGCCCGACTTCAAGCTGAAACTGGCAGGCAGCCTGGTGACCGGCGTGCCCTATGTGCATTCCAGCGTTCGCCCGGAAGACCCGACCTCGGAAATTGTCGCCAAGGTGTTCGACAATACCGTCACCGCCTTGCTGAAAAGCCGCAACGACGTCAATCCGCAGGCCATCGAGGCGGCCATCGAGGCCATCTCCCGCGCGCGGCGCGTGGAATTTTACGGCTTGGGCAACTCCGGCATCACCGCCGCCGATGCCCAGCACAAATTCTTCCGCTTCGGCATTTCCACCGTGGCCTATGCCGACACCCACATCCAGATGATGGCGGCTTCGGTACTGAACGCCGACGACGTGCTGGTGGCCATTTCCAGCTCCGGCCGCTCGCGTGAGCTGCTGGACGCGGTGGAAGAAGCCACTGCATCTGGTGCCACCGTGGTGGCCATCACCGCCAGTGGCTCGCCCCTGGCACGGGCTGCCACCATCGCCCTGATGGCGGACACCCAGGAAGACAATGAAACCTACAGCCCGATGATCTCCCGCATCATCCACCTGGTACTGATCGATGTGCTGGCCGTGGGCGTGGCCTTGCGGCGTGGTCCGGGCGTGATCGGGCAGCTGGAAAAAACCAAGCACAGTCTCAAAGCGAAAAGACTGGCAGAACGGACAGAAGAGGATTGATATCATGAGCGACCTGACCCAACTTCCCGCCTGGCAAAGACTGTGGGACCACTTTGCCGATGCCAAGCAACTGCATATGCGCGAGCTGTTCGAAAGCGACCCGGAGCGGGCCGAACGCTACGGCCTGGAAGTGGGTGGCTTGTTCCTGGATTACTCCAAAAACCGCATTACCGACGAAACCCTGCAGGGCCTGATGCAGCTGGCACGCGAAGCCGGCCTGCCGGAGCGCATCAAGTCCATGTTCAAGGGCGAGAAGATCAACACCACGGAAAACCGTGCCGTGTTGCACGTGGCGCTGCGCAATCGCACCAATTCGCCCATCTTCGTCGATGGCGAAGACGTGATGCCCAAGGTGAACTCGGTACTGGAGCGCATGGGCAAGTTTGCCCACGCCGTGCGTTCCGGCGAGTGGCTGGGTTATACCAACCAGCCCATCACCGACATCGTCAATATCGGCATTGGCGGTTCGGACCTGGGCCCGCTGATGGTGTGCAGTGCGCTACGGCCGTTTGGCCATCCGCGCATGAACATGCATTTCGTCTCCAATGTGGACGGCGCCCAGCTGAAGGAAACCCTGAAAAAGGTCCATTCGGAGACCACCTTGTTCGTGGTGGAATCGAAAACCTTCACCACCCAGGAAACCCTCACCAATGCCCTGACCGCACGCGACTGGTTCCTGCAGCGTGCGCGTGACGAAAAAGCCGTGGCCAAGCACTTTGTTGCCGTATCCACCAACCAGAAAGCGGTGGCGGACTTCGGCATCGACCCGTCAAACATGTTCGAATTCTGGGACTGGGTAGGCGGCCGCTACAGCCTGTGGTCGGCCATCGGTCTGCCCATCATGTTGTATCTGGGCGAGGAAAACTTCACCGAGCTGCTTAACGGCGCGCACATCATGGACCAGCATTTCCGCAATGCGCCGTTCGAACAGAACATGCCGGTGCTGCTGGCCATGATCGGCATCTGGTACATCAACTACTTTGGCGGCGGCAGCCATGTCATCGCCCCCTACGAGCAGTATCTGCACCGCCTGCCGGCCTTTATCCAGCAGCTGGACATGGAATCCAACGGCAAGCAGACCCGCACCGATGGCAGCCCGGTGAATTTCGAAACCGCGCCCATCATCTGGGGGGAGACCGGCATCAATGGCCAGCATGCTTTCTTCCAGCTCTTGCATCAGGGCACGCATATTTCGCCGATCGACCTGATTGCCTCGCTGGAAAGCCGTGGCAGCCTGCCGGGGCATCATGAAATCCTGCTGGCCAATGTGTTCGCCCAGGCCGAGGCCTTCATGCGCGGCAAGACCGCTGACGAAGCCCGCGCCGAGCTGGTGGCCCAGGGCATGCAGGGTGCGGCGCTGGAGGCGCTGGTACCGCACAAGGTGTTTGCCGGCAACCGTCCTACCAATACCCTGCTGATGAGCTTTCTTGATCCGCGCAACCTCGGTTCGCTGATTGCCGCTTACGAGCACAAGATTTTTGTGCAGGGCGTGATCTGGGGCATCAACAGCTTTGACCAGTGGGGGGTGGAGCTGGGCAAGCAACTGGCGAAAACCATTCACGGCGAGCTGACCGGCAAGCTGAAGGCGGCCGAGCACGACAGCTCTACCCGCCGGCTGATCCAGCTGTACCGTCAGGCCAACAAGAGCAAGTAAGCGTGCTGCCTGAGTCATGGGCAGCCGCCAAAGAAAAACGCCTCCGGATGGAGGCGTTTTGCATGGCAGCGCTTCGGTGATCAGAAGTTGTACTTGGCGCTGTAGATCACGGCGTTCTGGTATTCGCCGGAGCCCAGTTTCTGGTCGGCGTAGCGGTACTGCACGCCAGTGGTGAAGCGCTTGCTGACATTCCACCACAGGGCGATGGCCCCGTTTTCACCGGTATTGTGCTTGTAGTTGGGGGTGAATTCCTGTTTGCGGGCAAATTCGGTTTCATGCCATTGGGTCACCAGGAAGGACTGGCCAAAAGCACTAAACGGATAGAGCAGCACATAGCCGGCCATCCAGCCATTGAAGCCGGAACCCACGCTGAAAGCGTCCAGTTCGTCATGGGCGCCGATGAAGGGCTTGAGGGTCAGGTTGCCGTACTTCAGTTCGGTGCTGACACCCAGTACGCGGTTCTGGGTGAAGAAGCCGTTGCCGCGGGTATCGTAGATGTGGGCATACAGCTGTACCGGCACGTCGCCGACCTGGGTCAGGTTGAAGCGGCCGATGGCCTTGGTGGTGTAGCGACGGTCGTAACCGTTGGTGCCGTGGTCGCTCTTGCCCGGATTTTCCAGATCGAAGAAGCCATACACATCACCCCAGCTGCCACCCATGCCGCCTTCGGCCTCCAGGTAGACAAAGTCTTTCTTGCCGCTTTGGTCAGTGGTGCGGCCAGACCAGTCGAGATAGTTGGCGCTGACATTGGCAAAAGACCAGTTGTCGGCCTGGGCCAGGCTTGCACTTCCCAGCAAGGACAGGGCCAGCAGCAGTTTACGAGCTTTCATTTTTTCCGCCTAAGTGAACTTTTTTTATATGGATTGCCACGCATGCAGACATACGGGGCGCGCAGGGTAGCGCATAAAACTCCATATTGAAAAGTTTCAGCTCAAGCGACGTAACATTTCGGCAACATTATGAAAACAGTATGCGGCCGTGTCAGACAATATTCAGCAGGAACCACTCAGCCAGCGCCGCCCGGCGCATAGGATTCGGCTGGCCAGCCATAGCGAAACAGGCTGATTTTACCGCTGGCAGAGAACTCGATGCCCTCCTGTTCCAGTAGTACGCGCTGCCAGTCGGCCTGTTCCGTGCCGGGGCGGGAAATGCTGCCTGCGCTGCTGACTACCCGGTACCAGGGCAGGGCGTGGCCTGTGGGCAACTGTCCCAGCAGCTTGCCGACATGGCGGGCATGGCGTGGGAAACCGGCCAGTTGCGCCAGCACGCCATAACTGCTGACTCGCCCAGGCGGAATCTGCCCGACCAGCTGCAGCACTGCGTGCTCGAAGGCGGGAGACATCAGCGGAAGCGGGCGTCGGCTACGAAGGGGTTGTGGCGTTTTTCGTCGCCGATAGTCGTCAGCGGGCCGTGGCCGGGGATCACCACGGTGTCGTCCGGCAGCAAAAACAGCTTTTGCTGGATGGCATCGATCAGTTGCTGGTGATTGCCCATGGGGAAGTCAGTGCGGCCGATGGAGCCCTGAAACAGCACGTCACCCGCCACCAGCAGGCTGGCGGCTGCGCTATAGAACACCACATGGCCAGGAGTGTGACCGGGGCAGTGGATCACTTGTAGTGTTTCCTGGCCGATGCTGACCGTGTCGCCTTCGTTCAGCCAGCGTTCCGGGGTGAGCGCCGGGCTGGAAGGAAAGCCGAACATGCGGCCCTGATTGGGCAGCTGGTCCAGCCAGAAACTTTCGCTTTGCTCCGGGCCTTCGATCTGCACACCCAATTGCGCCGCCAGTTCGCCGGCACCACCTGCATGGTCGATATGGCCATGGGTCAGCAGCAGCTTGGTGACGGTGAGCCCCTGCTGCTCGGTCCAGGCGCGGATGCGGCTGATATCGCCACCGGCATCAACAATGGCGGCCTCGCGGGTCACACTGCACCACAGTACGCTGCAGTTCTGGGCAAAGGGGGTAACCGGAATCAGGTGGTACTGCAGGGACATGGCGGCGCTCGGTGGAGTGGGGATGGCAAATTGTGGCATGGTGCGCGCCAGCGGCCAAGCTTGTCGGGGGCTGGGGCGGTGAAACTGGTAAAATCGCGCCATTCCCGCTTTACCGGAGGCCAAGATGAGCCTGATCCCCGAAATCAAACCGCAGCAGTCGCTGGAGTTGCTCAAAGAACTGCACATCCTTACCCGCGACGGCAAGATCAACCAGGACACCCGCCGCAAGCTCAAGCAGGTTTACCACCTGTACCAGTTCATCGAGCCGCTGCTGCAGGATGTACTGGATAGCAAAGGCAGTGTGACGCTGGCCGACCACGGCGCTGGCAAGTCCTATCTGGGTTTTATCCTGTATGACCTGTTTCTCAAGGACAAGGCCGTCGGCGAGGTATTCGGCATCGAGACCCGGCCCGAGCTGGTGCAGAGTTCGCAGGCGCTGGCGGCACGGCTGGGCTTCGCGCGCATGGGTTTTCTCAATCTGACGGTGGAGCAGTCCATCACCTCGGATGAACTGCCGCCACAGGTCGATATCATCACCGCGCTGCATGCCTGCAATACCGCGACCGATGATGCCATCCGCTTTGCGCTGGCCAAGGACGCCAAATACATCGTGCTGGTGCCCTGCTGTCAGGCCGAGGTGGCCGCTGTGCTGCGCCAGAAAAAGAACGAGACCTTCGGCAAGACGCCGTTGTCCGAGCTGTGGCGTCACCCCATCCACACGCGCGAGTTTGGCAGCCAGCTGACCAATGTGCTGCGCTGCCTGCAGCTGGAGGCGCGTGGCTACCAGCTGACGGTGACCGAGCTGGTGGGCTGGGAGCATTCGATGAAGAACGAGCTGATCATTGCCAAGAAGACCGGCAAGGGCAAGCAAAGCGCACGCGAGCGGCAGGAAGCGATCCTGCACGAGCTGAATCTGGAAGACCTGCGCGAGCGCTTTGTTTATTGAGTGTCTGAGGCCTGGCGGGGGCTAGTTGCCAGCCAGGCGTTCAGGTCACCTTGCGCCGCCAGCTGGCGTTTGGCGGCGGCGGACAGGCGTTTGATGGCATGCTCGGCCTTCAGCGCCTGTGATTTGTCGGCAAAGGGGTGGATCAGCACGATGCGCTGCGGCGGGTTGAGCCGGGTATAGCGTGCACCTTTGCCGGCGCAGTGGGCGGCATAGCGCCGCGTCACATCGGTGCTGATGCCGGTGTAGAGCGCGCCGTCACGGCATTCCAGCATGTACAGATACCAGCTGGAGGCCGCCGCCGGCGCGGTGTTGTCGGCCTCAGTGCTGCTCATCTTCCAGGCGCGGCAGCGGGCAGATGCTGACGCGCTCGGTGCGGTTGCCCTTCTGCTCGGTCACGCTGATTTCCCAGCCGCCTTCGCGGATGCTGTCGCCCAGGCGCGGAATGCGCTCCAGACGATGCATCAGCAGGCCGGCCACGGTGTGGAAATCCTCGTCCTCGTAATTGCCCAGTTCGATGTATTGCTCCAGCGTCATCAGTTCCAGGCTGCCTTCCACGTCGAGGCTGCCATCTTCATGCTGTACCAGAGCCGGCTGCTCGTGGCGCTCGTGTTCTTCCGGGAAGTCACCGGCAATCGCTTCCATCAGGTCTTTCTGGGTGACGATGCCTTCCAGGCTGCCAAATTCATTTACCACGAAGGCCATGTCGGCAGCTTGCTGGCGGAAGGCTTCCAGTGCTTTCAGCACGGTCATGCCTTCCGGCAGCACCAGCGGTTGACGCAGCGCGGCCATCACGTCCAGCGTCTGGCCATCCAGCAACTGGGCCAGCAGGTCTTTGCGGGCGACGATGCCCAGCGGCTCGTCGATACGGCCGGCGCCGACCACCAGCAGGCGCGAGTAGGGGCTGTCGCGCAATACCTTGCGTTGCTGTTCGGCATCCTGGCTGATGTCCAGGCGGTGGATGTCCGAGCGTGGGGTGGCAATCACCCGTATCGGCCGCTCGGCCAGGGTCAGCACGCTGTGGATCATGGCGCGCTCATTGTGGGCAAACGCGCCTTCCCCTTCTTCACGCGGGCCTTCTTCCTTTTCCTGCTCGTGATGGCTGCCATGTTGCAAGGGCGCATTGCCCAGCAGGCGCAGCACGGTATCGGCAGTACGGGAGCGGAAGGTATTGCGACTGTTCAGATAGCGTTGGTGGTTGACGTTGGCCACCTGGTTGAATACTTCGATCAGTACCGAGAAGCCGATGGCGGCGTACAGATAGCCCTTGGGGATATGGAAACCGAAGCCGTCGGCAATCAGGCTGAAGCCGATCATCAGCAAGAAGCCCAGGCACAGCATCACCACCGTGGGGTGGGCGTTGACGAAACGGGTCAGCGGCTTGCTGGCCATGATCATCATGCTCATGGCGATGACCACCGCCAGCATCATGATGCCAAGGTGTTCGGACATGCCAATGGCGGTGACCACCGAGTCGATGGAGAACACCGCGTCCAGCACCAGGATCTGTACCACCACGGTGGCGAAGGCGGCGTAGGCTTTCTGGCCGTTGCCGTCGCTGTGTTCCACCCCTTCCAGCCGCTCGTGCAGCTCCATGGTGGCCTTGAACAGCAGGAAAAGACCGCCGCCCAGCATGATCAGGTCGCGCCCGGAAAAGCTTTGTCCCAGTACCGAAAACAGCGGTGCGGTCAGCTTCACCAGCCAGCTGATGCCGGCCAGCATGAACAGTCGCATGATCAGGGCCAGTGACAGGCCCAGTACCCGTGCGCGGTCACGCTGGTGGGGGGGGAGTTTCTCGGCCAGGATGGCCACGAAAATCAGGTTGTCGACGCCGAGCACGACCTCCAGCACGATCAGGGTCAAGAGGCCTAGCAGGGCATAGGGGTCAGACAGCCATGAAAAATCCATGATGTAAAAACGCGATCCTTGAAAAGAAACAGTCCACACAATAACAAACCCCGGCTTTCTTGTCCGCGCCGGGGGCAAAGCAAAGCCCCGGCCATGCGACTGGCCGGGGCTGGGTGAGGTTTACAGACCGCCGTAAGAATGCAGGCCGGTCAGGTACATGTTCACCCCGAGGAAGGCGAAGGTGGTGACCAAGAGGCCGATGACGGCCCACCAGGCCAGCGGTTCGCCACGCCAGCCCTTCACCAGGCGGATATGCAGCCAGGCGGCGTAGTTCAGCCACACGATCAGGGCCCAGGTTTCCTTCGGGTCCCAGCTCCAGTAGCCGCCCCAGGCATCGGCTGCCCACATCGCACCCAGAATGGTGGCGATGGTGAAGAACAGAAAGCCGATGGAAATGGCCTTGTACATCATTTCATCCAGCACTTCTGCGGCAGGCAGCCGGTCTTTCAGCACGCCCTTGAGCACCAGCAGCTCGGCCACACCCAGCATGGCCGACATGGCGAACGCACCATATCCGACAAAGTTTGCCGGAACATGAATCTTCATCCACCACGATTGCAGGGCCGGGATCAGCGGCTGGATTTCATGCGCCTGGCGATCGAAGCTGTACCACAGGATAAAGCCGACAGCGGCACTGATGACCAACAGCACGAAGGCACCGGCCTGGCGGGTGGCAAAGCGCGCTTCGTAGTACAGATACATCAGCGCGGTGATCAGGGTGAACAGGATGAAGACTTCGTACAGGTTGGATACCGGGATGTGGCCGACATCGCTGCCGATCAGGTAGCTCTCGTACCAGCGCACGAACAGGCCGGCCCCACCCATCACCGCCGCCGCCCAGGTCAGGCCGCTGCCCATGCGCGAGAGCATGGTCGAGCGGGTGACCAGGCCGGCCCAGTACACCAGGGTGGCCAGGAAGAACAGCGTGCACATCCACATGATGGCCGACTGGCTGGACAGCAGGAATTTCAGCCAGAAGGCCGTCTGCGCCCGTGCCAGCTCGCCGTGGTACAGGCTGATGCCCAGCAGGGCCACGCTGGCCGACAGCGGGAAGAACCAGCGCCAGGACTTCCAGAACCAGCCCAAGGCGATCAGGCCGATGGCCGAGCCGGCCAGAATCGCCTGCTCATAGCCATCCATGAAGGGGTTGTACAAGCGCCAGGCTTGCCCGGCAGCCACCAGTACCAGCACGGCATACAGCCAGTCGCTGGGCTTCAGCCGCTTGTACAGCGGCTGCTCGACAAAGGATTGAGCCAGTTCCATCACTTACC is from Aquitalea aquatilis and encodes:
- the pgl gene encoding 6-phosphogluconolactonase is translated as MKWYEFSEAADCSVALAATVAQGLAHALERDGQAVLAVSGGKSPVPFFHALRTQSLDWSRVVITLVDERFVPADHPDSNAALVREHLLQDAAAAARFLPLVGEAVDAAAELATANKAYLRPTIAVLGMGEDGHTASLFPGAAALADGLDMARSLPLLTVQPLTAPHLRVTMSKAALLACDQLILAIQGAGKRKVFDQAVQGINDSLPISHFLLQTECPIDVYWTA
- the edd gene encoding phosphogluconate dehydratase, producing MALHPVLHTVTQRIIDRSRERRAAYLNHLAAAAQQGKVERAQLSCTNQAHAFAAMPDNIKIHLKEAHRPNLAIVSAYNDMLSAHQPLEAYPAWIKEEALKAGATAQFAGGVPAMCDGVTQGQPGMELSLFSRDVIAMSTAVALSHQMFDASLYLGVCDKIVPGLLIGALTFGHLPAVFVPAGPMTTGIANDEKAKVRQLFAEGKVGRDALLESECQSYHGPGTCTFYGTANSNQMMMEIMGLHLPGTAFVNPGTPLREALTRAAARQAAHIAAQGEHFTPVGRMIDEKSIVNAIIGLLATGGSTNHTLHLVAIARAAGIDINWDDFDELSAIIPSLTRVYPNGKADVNHFHAAGGMGFVIRELLAAGLLHEDVDTIVGRGLSAYANEPWLDNGQLKWRPAPAVSGDDNVLRPAADPFTADGGLRVVSGNLGRAVIKVSAVKPEHRVVEAPAVVFHDQNELLAAFKRGELERDFIAVIRFQGPRANGMPELHKLTPALSILQERGFAVALVTDGRMSGASGKVPAAIHVSPEAVMGGSIGKVRDGDIVKLDANAGTLEVKVPAEEWAAREQISVDLQHNQFGVGRELFAVFRESADAAEAGAMSFHHPLWRN
- the zwf gene encoding glucose-6-phosphate dehydrogenase — encoded protein: MDNRSTPTPAFDMVLFGGTGDLVMRKLLPSLYQAHAASLLNEQGRLLALGRKAMSRDDYLAQVEKSARQHIKEHFDAAAWASFCSRIDYLQVDAGNAAHYPALAEAVGQHPERVVVCYLATAPNLFAGICENLAAVGLNRPNVRVVLEKPLGIDLDSSNAINDDVAHFFKEEQLYRIDHYLGKESVQNLMAIRFANALFEPLWRREWIHDVQITIAEDLGVGTRGDFYDGTGALRDMVQNHLLQLLCIVAMEPPASMEADAVRDEKLKVLKALRPFSEQDVSNKTVRGQYKAGAVAGQPVVGYLQELGIPADSNTETFVAIKAEIDNWRWAGVPFFLRTGKRMQDRLAEIVINFRDVPHQLFSGPLSGSHTANRLVIQLQPEESIRLYFLAKEPGDTMRLQPAFLDLDFYKAFKVRRADAYERLLLDVIRGKLALFMRRDELVEAWRWVMPIMECWQNSSNTPPKQYTAGTWGPAASSALLSRDGISWHEES
- the hexR gene encoding transcriptional regulator HexR → MLERIKSQLEALSSAERKVAELVLEQPYTMMQAAVADIARNAGVSQPTVIRFCRSMGCSGLPDFKLKLAGSLVTGVPYVHSSVRPEDPTSEIVAKVFDNTVTALLKSRNDVNPQAIEAAIEAISRARRVEFYGLGNSGITAADAQHKFFRFGISTVAYADTHIQMMAASVLNADDVLVAISSSGRSRELLDAVEEATASGATVVAITASGSPLARAATIALMADTQEDNETYSPMISRIIHLVLIDVLAVGVALRRGPGVIGQLEKTKHSLKAKRLAERTEED
- the pgi gene encoding glucose-6-phosphate isomerase, with product MSDLTQLPAWQRLWDHFADAKQLHMRELFESDPERAERYGLEVGGLFLDYSKNRITDETLQGLMQLAREAGLPERIKSMFKGEKINTTENRAVLHVALRNRTNSPIFVDGEDVMPKVNSVLERMGKFAHAVRSGEWLGYTNQPITDIVNIGIGGSDLGPLMVCSALRPFGHPRMNMHFVSNVDGAQLKETLKKVHSETTLFVVESKTFTTQETLTNALTARDWFLQRARDEKAVAKHFVAVSTNQKAVADFGIDPSNMFEFWDWVGGRYSLWSAIGLPIMLYLGEENFTELLNGAHIMDQHFRNAPFEQNMPVLLAMIGIWYINYFGGGSHVIAPYEQYLHRLPAFIQQLDMESNGKQTRTDGSPVNFETAPIIWGETGINGQHAFFQLLHQGTHISPIDLIASLESRGSLPGHHEILLANVFAQAEAFMRGKTADEARAELVAQGMQGAALEALVPHKVFAGNRPTNTLLMSFLDPRNLGSLIAAYEHKIFVQGVIWGINSFDQWGVELGKQLAKTIHGELTGKLKAAEHDSSTRRLIQLYRQANKSK
- a CDS encoding glucokinase, with amino-acid sequence MSTGLPNTWPRLVADIGGTNARFALETAPAVLEDVEVLPCADFPTLETAMRSYLARVGTRAVAHAAIGIANPVTGDWVQMTNHHWAFSIEATRLALGLTSLIVINDFTALALSLPHLPRNELVQVGGGEAVAGSPLALIGPGTGLGVSALLPYPGGYSPLAGEGGHVSFAPFDEREAAIWHYARERHGHVSAERLLSGPGLVLIYHALAALAGEPEQDLSAADITTRGLSGACPRCRETLDAFCAMLGTAAANLALTLGARGGVYLGGGIVPRLIDYFKTSPFRPRFEDKGRFSAYLAAIPVFVIDSRYPALIGASAALAAHLEH